The Pangasianodon hypophthalmus isolate fPanHyp1 chromosome 5, fPanHyp1.pri, whole genome shotgun sequence genome includes a window with the following:
- the LOC113546998 gene encoding protein FAM124A isoform X2, whose amino-acid sequence MSFSSEMKKNSTEHERADRGAETAGRDSSPVSSTTNNLLQDPFLVSVHIITDPGEAKTLQSAADQLLSLLHPQLTLFRVSERAERPQLRPQCLTDLQLSLRPCLSVILFLQEGSGREESHEQQLRRPPWRYHHTEQVKDLSFSPVMQDFFILAPGTPLWALRQVHGKEIVRFTIYCRYETYNDQVRLYRLLLRRPLAQRNRLYSFCVVYSNHHMEIQLSFKRSPRGQDPTPTECTFMEIRVTNMGGLIPLLPYPCRPISDIRWQTKDYDGNKILLQVQGSSEQSRDTIPSSPSSETPSFPPSNGYGPDAYRKCHCQITSHSHTQNPLMQTSQTPLSLQCKQEDIESVQCSQEIVCAGWTDLHTHSLISMATEAFHSVSTYPSTSHPCSPFSLTMPRFRINVDTLVGAEETDVDTGQAVISRSVDLSVISAYLLPQTQNNSKARVPQPLSEPPQLFSNASSLKPLNKTALLQKSVCAPQANSKWNRGEHQSNSSEITKDCTEEGKQEFFI is encoded by the exons ATGTCATTTTCATCTGAGATGAAGAAGAACTCGACCGAACATGAGCGCGCAGATCGGGGAGCAGAAACCGCTGG gCGAGACTCCAGTCCAGTGTCATCAACAACAAACA ACCTCCTGCAAGACCCCTTCCTCGTTTCTGTTCACATCATAACAGATCCAGGTGAGGCAAAAACACTCCAAAGTGCTGCAGACCaactcctctccctcctccacCCACAACTGACCCTCTTCAGGGTGTCAGAGCGAGCAGAAAGGCCCCAACTGAGGCCACAGTGCCTCACGGACCTCCAACTATCTCTTCGTCCGTGCTTATCTGTCATCCTCTTCCTGCAAGAAGGTTCTGGAAGGGAAGAGAGCCATGAGCAGCAGCTGAGGCGCCCTCCATGGCGTTACCACCACACAGAGCAAGTAAAAGACTTATCATTTTCCCCAGTAATGCAGGATTTCTTCATACTAGCCCCTGGAACACCACTCTGGGCCTTGCGGCAGGTACATGGAAAGGAGATTGTAAGATTCACTATTTATTGCAGATATGAGACCTACAATGATCAGGTGCGTCTCTACAGACTGCTTCTGCGTCGTCCTCTAGCACAGAGAAACAGGCTTTATAGCTTCTGTGTGGTCTACTCCAACCACCATATGGAGATTCAGCTATCATTTAAGAGGTCGCCACGAGGACAGGATCCTACCCCCACAGAATGCACCTTTATGGAGATACGTGTGACAAATATGGGTGGACTCATACCACTTCTGCCCTATCCCTGTAGACCAATCAGTGACATACGTTGGCAAACCAAGGATTACGATGGGAATAAGATATTGCTGCAG GTACAGGGCTCATCAGAACAGTCAAGGGACACCATTCCCTCCTCTCCATCTTCAGAGACTCCCTCTTTTCCACCATCAAACGGTTATGGCCCTGATGCCTATCGGAAGTGTCACTGCCAAATCACTTCCCACTCCCACACTCAGAATCCGCTCATGCAGACTTCTCAGACTCCCCTATCACTGCAGTGTAAGCAGGAAGACATAGAGAGTGTTCAGTGTAGCCAGGAAATTGTGTGTGCTGGATGGACAGATCTCCACACTCACTCCCTAATCTCAATGGCAACAGAAGCATTTCATTCAGTAAGCACCTATCCTTCCACCTCCCATCCATGCAGTCCCTTCTCTCTTACAATGCCAAGGTTCCGGATAAATGTAGACACATTAGTAGGAGCCGAAGAGACAGATGTAGACACGGGACAAGCAGTAATCAGCAGATCTGTAGATCTTTCTGTGATCTCAGCTTACTTGCTCCCACAGacacaaaataattcaaaagcTAGAGTCCCACAGCCTCTATCTGAGCCTCCGCAGTTGTTCAGCAATGCATCATCTCTAAAACCcttaaataaaacagcattgcttcaaaaaagtgtgtgtgctccTCAGGCCAATTCAAAGTGGAATAGAGGCGAGCATCAGAGCAATAGCTCAGAAATAACTAAAGACTGCACAGAGGAGGGCAAACAGGAGTTCTTCATCTGA
- the LOC113546998 gene encoding protein FAM124A isoform X1 has product MFCFPKICFQLYVHCFPLSPTLFHCPCPWDLSMGDLLQDPFLVSVHIITDPGEAKTLQSAADQLLSLLHPQLTLFRVSERAERPQLRPQCLTDLQLSLRPCLSVILFLQEGSGREESHEQQLRRPPWRYHHTEQVKDLSFSPVMQDFFILAPGTPLWALRQVHGKEIVRFTIYCRYETYNDQVRLYRLLLRRPLAQRNRLYSFCVVYSNHHMEIQLSFKRSPRGQDPTPTECTFMEIRVTNMGGLIPLLPYPCRPISDIRWQTKDYDGNKILLQVQGSSEQSRDTIPSSPSSETPSFPPSNGYGPDAYRKCHCQITSHSHTQNPLMQTSQTPLSLQCKQEDIESVQCSQEIVCAGWTDLHTHSLISMATEAFHSVSTYPSTSHPCSPFSLTMPRFRINVDTLVGAEETDVDTGQAVISRSVDLSVISAYLLPQTQNNSKARVPQPLSEPPQLFSNASSLKPLNKTALLQKSVCAPQANSKWNRGEHQSNSSEITKDCTEEGKQEFFI; this is encoded by the exons atgttttgttttcctaAAATTTGTTTTCAGTTATATGTTCATTGCTTTCCTCTCAGTCCAACTCTTTTTCATTGTCCATGTCCATGGGATTTGTCTATGGGAGACCTCCTGCAAGACCCCTTCCTCGTTTCTGTTCACATCATAACAGATCCAGGTGAGGCAAAAACACTCCAAAGTGCTGCAGACCaactcctctccctcctccacCCACAACTGACCCTCTTCAGGGTGTCAGAGCGAGCAGAAAGGCCCCAACTGAGGCCACAGTGCCTCACGGACCTCCAACTATCTCTTCGTCCGTGCTTATCTGTCATCCTCTTCCTGCAAGAAGGTTCTGGAAGGGAAGAGAGCCATGAGCAGCAGCTGAGGCGCCCTCCATGGCGTTACCACCACACAGAGCAAGTAAAAGACTTATCATTTTCCCCAGTAATGCAGGATTTCTTCATACTAGCCCCTGGAACACCACTCTGGGCCTTGCGGCAGGTACATGGAAAGGAGATTGTAAGATTCACTATTTATTGCAGATATGAGACCTACAATGATCAGGTGCGTCTCTACAGACTGCTTCTGCGTCGTCCTCTAGCACAGAGAAACAGGCTTTATAGCTTCTGTGTGGTCTACTCCAACCACCATATGGAGATTCAGCTATCATTTAAGAGGTCGCCACGAGGACAGGATCCTACCCCCACAGAATGCACCTTTATGGAGATACGTGTGACAAATATGGGTGGACTCATACCACTTCTGCCCTATCCCTGTAGACCAATCAGTGACATACGTTGGCAAACCAAGGATTACGATGGGAATAAGATATTGCTGCAG GTACAGGGCTCATCAGAACAGTCAAGGGACACCATTCCCTCCTCTCCATCTTCAGAGACTCCCTCTTTTCCACCATCAAACGGTTATGGCCCTGATGCCTATCGGAAGTGTCACTGCCAAATCACTTCCCACTCCCACACTCAGAATCCGCTCATGCAGACTTCTCAGACTCCCCTATCACTGCAGTGTAAGCAGGAAGACATAGAGAGTGTTCAGTGTAGCCAGGAAATTGTGTGTGCTGGATGGACAGATCTCCACACTCACTCCCTAATCTCAATGGCAACAGAAGCATTTCATTCAGTAAGCACCTATCCTTCCACCTCCCATCCATGCAGTCCCTTCTCTCTTACAATGCCAAGGTTCCGGATAAATGTAGACACATTAGTAGGAGCCGAAGAGACAGATGTAGACACGGGACAAGCAGTAATCAGCAGATCTGTAGATCTTTCTGTGATCTCAGCTTACTTGCTCCCACAGacacaaaataattcaaaagcTAGAGTCCCACAGCCTCTATCTGAGCCTCCGCAGTTGTTCAGCAATGCATCATCTCTAAAACCcttaaataaaacagcattgcttcaaaaaagtgtgtgtgctccTCAGGCCAATTCAAAGTGGAATAGAGGCGAGCATCAGAGCAATAGCTCAGAAATAACTAAAGACTGCACAGAGGAGGGCAAACAGGAGTTCTTCATCTGA